The DNA region CCACTTCCGGAAAGCGATGGAAAACGTGCGCCCGACGATCAACGAGGACATCCTCGAGTACTACGACCAGATCGAACAGCAGTTCAAGGGCGGTGGAAACCGGGTCGAACCCGGCACGGGTCGCCGGGGCAGTCGTATCGGGTTCCAGTAACGTACGGTCGTACGGCCGGCGTAATTCGGGTTCCCACCGGTCGTAATCGGTTCTTTCTCGCAGACGTCGAATCGACTCAACCCAGTAATCACGGCTTACACGAGTGAACTGAATCGATTCCACTGAAACGCAGTATCCGATATTTACGCGTCCACGGCGTAGGTATCGGCGATCAGGTAACCAATGCCAGGGCCTCGAGCGACACAGAACAGTCGCCTCGCAACCGACCAGGAAGCGCCCGGAGAAGCCGGTTCCACGCCCGAACAGGAAGGCGAGCGCAGATCCACGACCGAGAGTTTCATCGAGCGCCTCCGCGTTGCGAGTTTCTGGACGGCAATCGTACTGCCGATCGCGTACCTGCCGATACTGGCCATCAGTTCAGACGGGACACGAACGGGTTTGTTCGTCGCCCTGCTCGCCGTCCACCTGGTGGCGCTCTACGCCGGCCACGCGCACGAACTCGAGCGGTAGTTCGCAGTGCCAGTTTCGAATGGTGGTTCGCGGTACCAGTTTCGAACGGTATTCACACTGGTAGTTTTAAACGGAGGTTCGCGTTGCTAGTCCGTTCTACAGTCGTCGGCCACTCCACTCTGCATCGTTCATCCAATTCCTGAGAATGTCCACCCACCACAAAAGTCATGGTGACCGACTCGAATTCTCTCTATCATGGTCAATATCGATCCAACGGCCCTCGGACTCGAGTTCGGTGGTGGTGCAGCCATCGGCGCTCTCATGGGCTTCGCCGCGAAGAAAATCGCTAAACTTATCGCCGTCATCATCGGCGTGCAACTCGTCATATTCCGGTACCTCGAATCACAGGGCATCCTCATCGTCGATTGGAGCGCGCTGTCGAACGGACTGATCAAAACCTCAGAACACGCGGACCCGAGCTACCTCGAGTCGTTCATCTCGACGATGTCCGTCGGGGCCGGCTTCACGGCCGGCTTCCTGATCGGATTCCGTCGCGGATAACTGTTTTTTCGAATTTCGCGCGTCGAACGATCGCTACCGCGTGCTCAACTCCCCTTTGTCGCTGACGATCTGCGTCTCCGCTTCGCCGCTCGTGTTCTCGTTGACGACGTCGTAGAAGTCGTTCTGCAACCCCGCCGGGAACGTGATGACGCCAATCCAGGAGCCGTCGGGTTGCCACTCCTCACGCTCGAGGTCGCCGTACTGGCGGATCTTCGCCTGGGCACTCCCGGCGTATTCCGGAGGGATCTGGACGGCGATGGTGATCTCTTCGAACCGGATCGGGATCACGGGACGGAGGGCGTCGAGGGCGTCGTCGACCTGCTCGCTCGCCGGTTCCATCGGATCGACCGTGAATCCGGCCTCCTCGAGGGCGTTCTCGATCCGCTCGGGGGGATGGGGCGCGTCGTCCATCTGCGGGTTGATGGCATTTCGCGCGATGGTCGTGATCAGTTCCTTTCGCTTCTGTTCTTGCATCTCGCGGCGCTGGTCGGCCGTGATCTGGATCTCTCCACGTTTGATGACTTCGGGGATAATCTCGAGGGGATCCGTGGTGTCGAACACGTCCTCGAGGTCGTTCTCGGCCGGCCGGTCGCCCGTCGAGGCGTTGTCGAAGACGTCCTCCGCGGCGATGACGTCCTCGAGGTCGCCGTCGAACTCGCCGCGTTTGATCGCCAGTGCTGCGTCCGGGTCGACAAGCACTTCGAAGCGCGCGCCGTGTGACTCGAGTCGCGCGGTGACTGCCTCGTCGAGCGATATCATACCCGAAGATATCCGCGGGCGGTTACAAGAGTGTTTCCCGTCGGGCGGTAGCGATGTCGGGATGGGGACGAGGGCGGGGACGAGGCGGAGCAACGTCCTCCGCGGCGTGGGTCGCCGTCGCGATTGCGAAGGTTACTCGTCGCCGTCGCCTTCGGCTTCGTCGTCGCCTTCGTCGAGCAGTTCGTTCTCCACGAGGTACTCCTCGATGCGGTCGTCGTCGAACTGGACGAACGACTCCGTCTCGGCGTCGATCGTCGCCAGGCCGACTTCAGTGGGGAGGAGGGAGTCGTCGTTGACCGACGCGAGTGCCTCGAGCGCGAGCGCGACGCCGCTGTCGAGGTCCGCCTCCTCGTCGTAGTTCTCCTCGAGGAAGCCCTGGAGTTCGCCGCGTTCGGCGCCGACGGCGAGGGCTTTCCACTCGTAGGGCGTTCCCGACGGGTCGGTCTCGAAGAGGCGGGGTTCGCCGTTCTCGATGCCGCCCACGATGAGCGCGACGCCGAACGGGCGGGCGCCGCCGACCTGGGTGTACTGCTGGATGTGGTCGGTGATCTCTTTGGTCAGGCTCTCGACGCCGATGGGTTCGCCGTAGCGGAGGTGGTTGACCTGCGCGCGCCGCCGAGCGAAGTCGATGAGTTGGCGAGCGTCGGCGACGTGGCCAGCGCTCGCGATGCCGATGTGGTCGTCGGCCTTGTGGATCTTCTCGACGCTCGAGTCCTCGAGCAGCGGCGACGGGATCCGCTTGTCGACGGCCAGGACGACGCCGCCAGCCGTTCGGATGCCGATGCTCGCGGTGCCACGTTTGACCGCCTCGCGGGCGTACTCTACCTGGTAGAGTCGGCCGTCTGGCGAGAAGATCGTGATGCCGCGGTCGTACGCCTGCTGTTGGGCTTGTCCCTGCATAGTATCACGTTAACGTTAGATCGGAATCGAGGGGTGTCGTGGTGACGGTCGCGTCATCGAGTCGTGGTGAAACGGCGTCGGCACCGGTTCCATCGGGACGAGTGGCTGCTCCCGGATGACCGCTATCGGCACCAGTCATCGCCACAGGATGGAAACGACGCTCGTTCGCCCGACGACTCGGTCAGCGATGTCGAACACGACGAATCTCTCTACCCGACCTTACCGGCGGCGTCCTAAATAGTTTTCTTCCTCCGGCCTCGCTTACCGCGGTCCGGGGACGTATTCGTCGTGAGTGTTCCCCTCGAGCGTCGGGCTCGAGAAACAGGGAGGGGGGGGGTCGTCGATCGAACGCCCCATCACAGATGGGACTCGGCCGCCCGAATCGTTCCGCTCACGCCCCGAACCACCAGACCCAGCGGCGCGTCGTCGACGCTGTGGACGCAGGCGACCGCGGCTCGAGCGCGGTCGACCTCGCCGTGGCGGACGCGAATTATCGCCTCCCCGTTCCCTGTATCGGCGTCGAATCGGAATCGGACGACCGCCAGGTCGGCGTCCGCACTCCCCGGATCGCCGAGGAGGTTCTGGCCGGCGTACCAGACCTCCCGCTGGAAGGCCCGCCGACCAATAGCGTCGTCGGGCCGGGTCTCGAGGGCGACGGCGAGGTATCGCCAGCGCGGTCGGAGGTGTTTGGGGAGGTGTTTCATCTGCGTCGGCTCACGACTCCTGGTTCTCGGCGCGCTCGGCGACCAGGACACCGACCTGGTCGTGAACGCGCTCGACGGCCGTCAGCGAGAAGCCGGCGTCGGTGAACGCGTCTGCCAGCGTTCCGACCGTCGCCGGGTCGTCGACCGATGGGTCGTAGAACGGCTCGCTCGGATCCGGTTCGCCGAAGAACATCACGTCCCCGAGGACGAATCGTCGAGGCTCGAGGGCGGCGATGACGTCGATGGCTTCGCGCTTCTCGTCGTCCGCGAGGTGGTGCATGGCGAAGTTCGAGGTGACGATATCGACGGAGACGCGGTCGTCGACGTCGGGTTCGCGGAAGGTTCCGTAGTCGAAGGAGATGTTTTCGAGGCCGCGCTCCTCGGCTTTCGTGCGCGCTTCGTCCATCATGCCCTCGCTGATGTCCCGGCCGATCACCCGCTCGGCGTCGGGTGCGAGGGCGAGAGCGATCGCCCCGGTTCCAGCCCCGAGGTCGAGGACCGTCTCGTCGGATTCTGGGGTCGCGTGTTCGATAACCAGATTCGCGCACGCGCGGTATTCGTCGCTCTTCGAGTCGTCGTACTCACTCGCCTTCTCGTCGAATCGAGCCGCGTGATCCGCCACGCTTCGTTTCATATCGTCCACGTTCGACCCCCGGTTCAATGAACGAATCGGACTGGATCCGTCGGTTGCGCGCCGCGAGGGTTTTCCAGGCTTCGAGGCCGTCGACGATCCACTCGCGATCGAAGCCGAGTTCGACGCCGAGCGCGCAGAGTTCTCTGGGCGCCCGTACCTCGAGTGGCCCCTCGGGGTCGCCGCTGACGACGTACGGCGCGTCGTAGTAGTCGACGATCTCCTGGAGTTTGCGAAGCGACTGGATGGCCCGAACCCGGCGACCGCCCGTGGTTCGGAGGACGTCCGCAAAGGAGAACTCGAGGCGAACGCCGTTAGCTGCGGCGGCTTTCGCCAGGACGTGGTTGACGTCGCCGGAGCCGTCCATTGGATGGGCGAGCACGTCGACTTTGTCGGTTTCGACGGCGAACCGGTTGAGTGCGTTCGTGCCGCCGTGGATCGCCAGGACCGTGTACTGCGGTCGGTAGTTCCCCACCGAACCGCTGGCTTGGTGCGGGTCGTCGGCCCGAATTTCGATGCCGTCGACGACGTCGATGCCGTGCTCCTCTCCGAGTTCGTCGGCATCGAACTCGAGTCGCGAGCCGTCGTGATTACGAACGACCACGCCATCGAAGCCGTAACTTGCGGCAGTTTCGACGACGCGGGAGACGGCCTCGGCGTCCGTCTCGACCCCGTCGGCGTCGGCGTTCACGCGAACGGCCTCGTACATACGCGTCTCGAGGGACGGTGTTGACTTGTGGTTTGCGACCGTATACGTGGAGAATTGCTACCGATAAGAACAGCCCCGGACAACCGACGTGGCCGGACGCGGGGCTCGAGCATTGCGAGAGCCCCGCGTTTCGGGGGAGGGCAGGCCCCACACCAGTTTGTACCGCGAGCGAACGTGTGAGCGAGCGGACCGACGAGCGATGTGAGAGAACGGAGTGAACGAACGGAGGGAGGAGTGCTTTTGGTCGAGCTTTTACCGAGTGCCAGCGC from Natronosalvus rutilus includes:
- a CDS encoding FUN14 domain-containing protein, translated to MVNIDPTALGLEFGGGAAIGALMGFAAKKIAKLIAVIIGVQLVIFRYLESQGILIVDWSALSNGLIKTSEHADPSYLESFISTMSVGAGFTAGFLIGFRRG
- the psmA gene encoding archaeal proteasome endopeptidase complex subunit alpha; translated protein: MQGQAQQQAYDRGITIFSPDGRLYQVEYAREAVKRGTASIGIRTAGGVVLAVDKRIPSPLLEDSSVEKIHKADDHIGIASAGHVADARQLIDFARRRAQVNHLRYGEPIGVESLTKEITDHIQQYTQVGGARPFGVALIVGGIENGEPRLFETDPSGTPYEWKALAVGAERGELQGFLEENYDEEADLDSGVALALEALASVNDDSLLPTEVGLATIDAETESFVQFDDDRIEEYLVENELLDEGDDEAEGDGDE
- a CDS encoding class I SAM-dependent methyltransferase encodes the protein MKRSVADHAARFDEKASEYDDSKSDEYRACANLVIEHATPESDETVLDLGAGTGAIALALAPDAERVIGRDISEGMMDEARTKAEERGLENISFDYGTFREPDVDDRVSVDIVTSNFAMHHLADDEKREAIDVIAALEPRRFVLGDVMFFGEPDPSEPFYDPSVDDPATVGTLADAFTDAGFSLTAVERVHDQVGVLVAERAENQES
- a CDS encoding ribosome assembly factor SBDS, giving the protein MISLDEAVTARLESHGARFEVLVDPDAALAIKRGEFDGDLEDVIAAEDVFDNASTGDRPAENDLEDVFDTTDPLEIIPEVIKRGEIQITADQRREMQEQKRKELITTIARNAINPQMDDAPHPPERIENALEEAGFTVDPMEPASEQVDDALDALRPVIPIRFEEITIAVQIPPEYAGSAQAKIRQYGDLEREEWQPDGSWIGVITFPAGLQNDFYDVVNENTSGEAETQIVSDKGELSTR
- a CDS encoding RNase P subunit p30 family protein, producing the protein MYEAVRVNADADGVETDAEAVSRVVETAASYGFDGVVVRNHDGSRLEFDADELGEEHGIDVVDGIEIRADDPHQASGSVGNYRPQYTVLAIHGGTNALNRFAVETDKVDVLAHPMDGSGDVNHVLAKAAAANGVRLEFSFADVLRTTGGRRVRAIQSLRKLQEIVDYYDAPYVVSGDPEGPLEVRAPRELCALGVELGFDREWIVDGLEAWKTLAARNRRIQSDSFIEPGVERGRYETKRGGSRGSIRREGE